The sequence AGTGCTGGCAGAAAATCAGGCATTGCAACGTACCTATTCAGATTGGTTTTAACCGGCGCTTCGATCCAACCCATAGTACCTTAAAGAGCAAACTCGTCGAAGGTGCTGTGGGCGAACTGCAACAGGTTATTATAACGAGCCGCGATCCTGATATAGCGCCAAGTGAATACTTACGCCATTCAGGTGGCATATTTCGCGATATGATTATCCATGACTTCGATATGCTGCGATTTATTACCGGTGAGGAATTCAGCGAGGTTCACGCGATTGGAAGTACATTGATCTCTCCGGATCTGAAAGAGTTTAACGATGTGGATAGTGCAATGCTTATGTTGAAAACCCGGTCAGGTAAATTGTGTCATATCAATGCATCACGCCGGTGTGTCTATGGTTACGACCAGCGAATTGAAGCCTTTGGCTCCGCAGGAAAGCTTAATTCAAACAACCCCAGGCCACATAGTGTGAGTGTATCCACGGACAGCGGTACAGATACTTCGAGCGTGCTGAATCCCTTCTTTATTGAGCGGTACACGGAAGCCTACAAAGAGCAGCTTGCGCAATTTGTGCGGGCAGTTTCTAAGGGCGAACAACCGTCCCCCTCTTTTGTTGATGGCTTAATGGCTCAGAAGCTCGCTGACGCAGCGCAGCAATCCCTTCAAACAGGGCTGCCTGTTAAGCTGGACTAACACGCAGCAACGGGTATTTGAGTTAGCCGTCTCTTGTAACCGGTATTCGTTACAATTTCTAAACATCCGATGCTTCGGGCTGGCAGCCGCCTGGCCAGTCCGGACCCTCCTTCCTCTCTATTGCGAAAAAAAAGCATGCTTTTTCAGAAAATCCATTCCAAAAAAACTTATTATAAATCAATTAAATAGTTATTTAATATGGTTGTGTGGAAAATTTATATCGAAATGTACGTTCTATTCCTTGCATCAATAAAAAATACATTCTATATTGGGCACATCAAATATGTTGATTATTTGTTAATAAAAATAACTTACACACTAAAACCTACATGGTGCGATCTTGCCTGCATAGTAGTCGACATGGGACTGGTTGATGAAAGTCCAATTGTTGAGACCGGTATGACCATAGCCAGTATTAGAAACGATAAGGAATAGATACGTGAAAGTACATTTTCCATACAAAAGAGCATCACACTTAGCCGCCAGTATTTCCGCGATACTGATGTCAACGCCCTCATTTGTTGCCAATGCACAGGAAGACGAGCCTATCGAAAAGATTGAAGTGACCGGTGCGCCTGTATTCCGTGACAGAACGGCCAGCGTTTCTCCCGGGCTGGAATATGGTGTTAACTTTTTCCAGCAATTTGAGCCGACATCCGTCGGTGACATGTTGAAGCGCACCCCAGGTATATCATTCAGCAGTGATGTCGGCGAATATGATGCGCCGCAAATGCGGGGGCTGGGTGCGGGCTATACGCAGGTACTTATCAATGGTCGGAAAGTGCCATCGGCGGGATCAGATCGCGCGGTTTTTGTTGACAGAATACCGGCTGAAATGGTCAAGAGTATACAGATTATCCGTAGCCCGAGTGCAGACCAGGACAGTCAGGGTGTCGGCGGTACAATTAATATCATACTAAAAGACGGCGCAAGCTTTGAAGGTGGAAGTATTCGCCTGGGCTTGTTGACCTATGATGATGGCAAGCTGCGTACCAGTTCTGCGGCCAGTTATAGCGGAAGCAGTAATGATATGAACTGGAACCTGTCGGCGAGTTTTCAGGAACGCTATGTTCCTAAAGTGAAATATGAGCGTCGTTACGAGCCGGATGGAACACAAACCGAAGAAGAAAAAGAGGATGACGTAAGAGACAGTGACGACATTACGCTCAGTGGAAACGTCACCTATATGCTTGATGATGATTCAAGTCTTCAGTTCACCGGTAACTATGTTTCGACGTCCCGTGAAGAAGACCAGACAGAAACAGTGTATGAAGTGGAGGATGGTGAATTCACACTGGATGAACTGGTAACGGATGACGTGGATATTGAGGAAGACTCTTATATCTTCGGTGTCGTCTACGATACGTATCTGGGTTTGGATACCCAATGGGACGTCGCCCTGACTTATAGCCAGATCGAATTAACAGAAGATGTGCTGATCCTTGAAAGAGGGTCTGAAGATGACCCATGGGAATACGCGGGCATTGAAGATATTGATTCTGAGGATTCTGAACTGCTGTTCAATACCTCTATTACTCACAATTTAGCCAACGGTATTGAGTTGAAAGCGGGAATCGATGCCTCCCGCAAGGAACGTAACGAAGTGCTCATTGAGTACAATGTTGATGGAGAGACCGGCGTTATAGAGGACATCGACCTGGAACAGCGTTATCAGGTTGATGAAGACAGGTTGGATGGCTATTTCCTTGGTCAGATTCCGTTTGATGGAGATGCCAAGCTGGAGCTGGGGGTTCGGATTGAACATACTCAGCGTGACATTAGTGCCGATGACCTTAGTGAAGATTCGTCCAATACTCACATCAACCCTTCGCTGCATTTCTCAAAGCAATTCAACGAAACAAGTACATTTCGGTTCAGTCTGGCAAAAACTGTTCGCCGCCCTGACTTCAAACAACTCTCTCCTACCATTCAGTATGATGAACCGGAAGACGGTGACGCTAAACAGGGTAATCCGCTACTGGAAGATGAGGTGTCCTACGGCGTCGATATCGGGTTTGAAAAATCATTCTCGACCCGGGGTATTTTTGGTGTGAATGCATTTTATCGTGATGTAAAAGATGTCATCGAGGATGTTGGGGTCGGGACTGCACCCGGTGGTGGTATCCTGTTTTCTTACAATAACGCGGGTGACGGCAGTATCTGGGGCCTTGAGATGGACCTGAATATGCCGGTATCGGACAATACAGGCCTGTTTGCAAACCTTACCTTGCTGGACTCCGAGATTACGGATCAGTTTACCGGCAAGGATCGTCAGTTCAGAGATCAGTCCGATTACATCTACAACTTTGGCGTTACGCACAATATCCCCGAATGGGAAACCAGTATGGGCTTTAGTTATCAGAAGCAGGGAGATAGTTTTTCGGTTGATATAGACCGCGACGTTATCCTTAGCTATGACGGTAACCTGGAAGTGTTCATAGAAAAACGCTTCGGAGAAGATTATGTACTGCGATTGACCGGTACAAACTTGCTCGATGCCCACAAGTTTGAGTATTTCGACAACTATGCCGGTGATTCGGCGGCCGAAATTCTTGCTAACCATGTGGCCGGAAATATCGACGAACTGGAAGTTGAAGACGAGGAAGCCAGCCGCGTCATTACCTTAACCTTCAGAGCATTTTTCTGAGTCAGGTTGGAAGGAGTTAATTCTTGATAAATCAGTCGGTTACAAAATATTTGAAGGCTAAAAATCGTCTGGCACTGGTTATTTCCTGTCTACTCCTGACTACCAATGCCTGTGCTTCAACAAACGAAGTGGCTGCGTCTGAAGACGGCCTCAATGTGGGATTTATTGCCTTTGGCGACAGTGGCTACCATGTTGACTATCTGAAGAAGAAGCAGTTTGTGCCAAAGCGTTCTACAAAGCAGGATTTCATAGACTATGAATATCAGGACTGGCTGGATGATGGCAAAGATCCCAAATACTTTGTGGTTCCGCCTATGCATTACGTAGCAGAAGTCGACAGTATGGTGAATGCAAGCGGCATGTATCCGGTGGCAAAGGCAATGAAGGGATACTGTCAGCAGAACGAGTGCCAGTTCTCAGTAATGGCCGGTGATAACATTTATCCTGATGGGGCCACACTTGGGCTTGATGGCAAAGATGACACGACACGTTTCGACGACATGTTTGTGAAACCTTTCGGAGACATGGGCAAAGACGATCCAGACTATCGTATCTATACGGCACTGGGGAATCACGACTGGAATACATCCAGAGAAGGCGCCATGGCCCAGGTACGTTTTATGGAGACACAAAAACCGTTCTACATGGATGGAATTTTCTATACGGTTAAGCCACCCGCCGGGAATGGGGATATTGAACTATTCGTTATCGACACGGAGGTTATGCTGGCAGCGGTTGAAGTAAAAGAGGCAGAACTCAACCCTGACGGTAGTGAAAAGGTTCATGATGAAATCGATACGCCCAAGGAATGGACCAAACCCCAGACTGAGGCGGAAAGGAATATGGTCAGCTGGTTTGAAAGTAAGCTGAAGAACTCTACTGCCAGATGGAAGCTGGTGCTTGGCCATCACCCCATCTGGTCTTCAGGAGGCAGTAAGTTTGAACAGGCCAGGGTGTTGCGTGAACTGATTTTACCCGCGATGTGTAAGTATGCCGATATGTACATTGCCGGCCATGAGCACTCTCTGGAACTTCACGAGGACAGTTGCGAAACCGTCTTTGGTGATGGAACGGAACAACCGCCTTTACTACAACTTCTATCCGGTGCTGCCGCAAAACAGCGTGCTGTCAATGTGCCGTTTAAATCTTACCAGGACAAAAACTATCAGCAGAACAATGCGCTGTGGGTGAAAGGCATGGTGTGGGGCTATTCACATGTGCAGCTGGTTGATGATGTGGCGACGGTTAAATTGATCACCACCCCCAATGATGGAAGTGCGAAAAATAACGTGGAATTTACTTATCAGTTTAATCGGCGTTCAGGACGGGTTGAACTCAGCCAGTGACGCGATACTGACAAATCCTTATTTAAGAAGCTAGTGGTAGGAAAATGAAGCAGTTGTTGCACTTTTTTCAGTCAGGAGAGGACAAACCGGTTAGTCCTGATCTGGAATACATCAATCAGGAATACAAACGTCATCGTCGCAATATTATTTGGGTAATCACCTTATGTTATGGGCTGGGATATGTTTGTCGCCTGGCTTTTAATGTAGTGAAAAAACCGCTGATGGATAGCGGCGTCTTTACACCTGAAGAGTTGGGTATCATCGGTTCCTCGATGCTTTATGGCTATGCTCTGGGTAAATTTACTAATGGCCTTCTGGCAGATCATGCACATGTTGGCCGTTTTTTTGCTGCAGGGCTTTTTCTCTCAGCAATGTCCAACCTGGGAATGAGCTTTTCTGATTTGGCCTGGGTGTCGGCGTTGCTTTGGGGGTTAAATGGTTGGTTTCAGGGCTTTGGCGCGCCATCCAGTGTTGTTTCCATGGCAAACTGGTACACCAATAAAGAGCGCGGTCGGTACTATGGAATCTGGAGCACGGCCCATTCCATTGGCGAAGGGTTAACCTATCTTGGCATTGCATGGCTGATTGCAGCAGCCCCCAAAGGGCTGGGCCTGGACTGGCAATGGGGCTTGTGGACACCGGCGCTGATTGTTGTGATCGCAGCAGTGATAGTCTGGCGTTTTATCCCCGACAGGCCTCAGGCACTGGGTTTGCCTCCGGTCGCCCAATGGTCGTCAGACAAAGGTGCAAAACCTGCCGTTGCTCAATCGGAACCGGTATGGCGTACACAGCTTAAAGTACTGACCTATCCGTCAATATGGATTCTGGCGGTAGCCAGTTCCAGTATGTACATAACCCGGTACGCGATAAACAGTTGGGGCAATGTATATTTACAGGAAATCCGTGGCTTTGATCTGTTTGATGCAAACCTGTTTATTTTCTTCAACACCGTGGCCGGTATTCTCGGTTGTTTGGTTTATGGCTTTGTGTCCGACAAGCTGTTTGATGCGCGCAGACCACCGGCAAACCTCATTTTCGGGCTACTCGAGCTTGGCCCTCTGCTGGTCATTTTCTATGGTCCACAAGAGCCCATTATTCTGGCGATTGCGCTGGTTGTGTATGGTTTTGGTTTAAGCGGCATTTTAGCCTCCCTTGGCGGCCTTTTTGCTATCGATATCGCGCCGAAAAAAGTGGCCGGTGCGGCGATGGGGTTTATCGGTGTGTTCAGCTATCTGGGAGCAGGAATGCAGGACTATATAAGTGGTAAACTCATCTATGAAAGCGAGATCATTTTCACGTTTCCGACACAGCAAGATAACTTCAATGTGTACTTTTATAATTATGATAAGCCAATACTGTTCTGGGTAGGGGCATCGGTGCTGTCAGTAATTCTGGCAACATCACTTTGGAAAATCAGGGCGGCAGATTAAATGGACAGTTTTATACGTACAATGCTGTTAACGGGGGGCATGTTGCTTAGTCTTGCTGGTTGTGGAAATGAGCCAGAGAACGCGCTGTGCAGTAAACACCAGACCCTGCATGAAGCCCACAGGGAAGCAGTAACAAAAGTGAATGTAACCTATACCGGTGAAGGCGATATCTCCGCGCAGCTTCGGTTTCCTGTTGAGGTTGTAAATATTGAACAGCTCATTCAGCCAGCGAGGTTGATTGCTCTGGAAACGACGCATACGTGTTCAACGCAAACGCCTGATATTCAGTCCAACAGCGAAGCCGTTGTGATTAACCTTTCTTACGACTGCGAACAGGGGAATACTCTTCGAAAAGCCAATATGTTGATTTTTCAGGAGTTTCCGAAGATTGATGAACTGGAAGTGCATATCAGCACTCCTGTCGTTAACAAGCACTTTGTTTTAAACCGGCAGTGTTCAATGCCTATATACAATTTTGAAAAAGAGTAGGGAAGCAGTAATGAGTAATTTGGAAAAGCGCATCAGGTTTGCAAGTGATCTTGCACGTAAAGCCGGCAGGCTTGCACTGGATTATTATAAGGATATCGGGGCGCTCACGGTGGTCAGCAAAGGGGTCCAGGACATGGCCACCGAAGCGGATATCAATACCGAAAATCTAATTCGCCAGGCGATAGAAGAGCAGTATCCTCAGGACGCCTTCTTTGGCGAGGAAAGTAATGAAACATATGAACCTAAAGCCGAAGGCGGAGTTTGGGTAGTCGATCCGATTGATGGTACACAGCCTTTTATCAGCAGTATTCCAAGCTGGTGCATCTCAATCGCTTACATAGAAGACGATTCTGTCCGGCTTGGCGTCATTTATGACCCCTGTCATGATGAACTCTTTGTTGCAGGAAAGGGAATGGGCGCGCAGAACAACGGAAAGGCTATGTCGGTATCTCCGGCAACGAGTTTTGCCGAGGGGCTTGTTTCTGTGGGTTATTCAAACCGGGTTTCCCCGGATGCGACGCTATTGCCATTAGCGAGGCTTATGACTGAAAACGGAATGTTTCACCGCAGTGGAAGCGGAGCATTAAGCCTTGCCTATGTCGCAGCGGGCAGATTGATAGGATATTTTGAACCCCATATGAACGTGTGGGATTGTGCTGCCGGTATGTTGTTGATCGAAGAGGCCGGAGGGCGCGCAATTAACTTTTTTGATAATCAGGATTATCTGAAAAAAGGGGGGCTGGTTGTCGGAGCCACGAAGGGGGTATATCCTGCTTTGCTGGCGATCGTTGAGGGGTAAGATAAATTATCGTTAATCTTCTGCTAACCGTATTTTTAATTTAGCTGCGATAGACTGCCATCACCAATTCAAATAAGGCTAAATTATATGAGAAATTTACTGTTGCTCCTCATCACTACGGTTGGCGTAAGTCAGTTTTGCTGGGCGGATTATGATAAATCTGAAGTCGGCGCTATTCTGGAAATTGTAAACGGAAGCGGAATGTCAGCGACTCAGGCGATGAGAAAGGCTATGTCCAAATACCAGGGGCACCTGGTTGATTATGAACTCGAAGACGAAGATGGTTTGCTTTTCCACGAAATCAAGCTGATTGACCTGGATGAAGACACAGAGCGTAAGGTTGTTATCTCAGTGCATGACGGCAACGTTGTTTCTGAAAAAAAAGAAAAGCTGTGGTCATGGTTTAAAGAGGATGACGATATAAAGGCGCTGAAAAAACTCGTGGCCAATCAGTACTCAATGCTCGAAGCGATCGAAAAGCTCGGGCTTGCCACTGATGATTTATTGCTGGATATCGAGCTGGAAGATAAACAAGGTGTGGTTTATTTTGAGATCGAAGTATTTTCCGGTGGTGAAGAACGCGAGCTACTAGTTGACAGTAAAACTAAATCTATCATCCCTGTATTTAAGCGGTAGTTGACCAGTGAAAATACTTGTTGTTGAGGATGACAAAGCAACGCGCGAATATGTTCAGAAGGGTTTTCAGGAAACCGGTGCAATTGTAGACACCGCGGTGGACGGACCTGATGGCCTGTTTATGGCGACAACTAATGAGTATGACGTTATCGTGCTGGACAGGATGTTGCCTAAAATGCAGGGACTGGCAGTTTTGTCTGCACTGCGTGCTGCATCTATCGCCACACCTGTGATTATCCTCAGTGCATTGGGGCATGTTGACGAACGTATTAAAGGGCTCAGGTCAGGTGGAGACGATTACCTGGCCAAGCCCTTTTCTTTTCAGGAGTTGCAGGTCCGGGCCGCTATTCTCGCAGAAAGGCGAAAACAGACAGCAAATCCTGGGACAGGCCCGGCCACGACATTATCGCTGGGAGACCTGACAATGGATTTGATAGGCCACAAGGTGACCCGCAATGGCAGTGAAATCAAGTTGCAGCCGAAAGAGTTTCAACTGTTGAAGTATTTGCTGGAGCATCCCGGCCAGGTGATTTCCCGTACACTGCTGTTCGAGCAGGTCTGGGACTATCACTTTGATCCAAAGACCAATGTTATTGATGTGCACATCGCGAAGCTACGTAAGAAACTGGAAGAGAACGACCAGTCTCAATTGATCCATACCATCAGAGGCGCTGGGTATGTCCTTGGGCCAGCCTGATCAAAAACTGCGCACCTCAGTCTGGCGCTTCACCCTGTTGTTTACCCTGTTGGTGCTTTTAATTACCAGCAGTCTGCTGGTGTTGGTTTACCACTATACAATAGGAGAACAGGAACGCCAGAAAGCCCGGCAAGTGGAAATGACAATGCAGTCTTTGATTGAGCTTGCCCAAACGCCGCAGATGAATGAAAGCGGATTTATAGGCGTTATTGAAAGCCGGATAAATAAAAGCGCGTCAGTGGTTCTCGCGCTGGAGGTCGATGGTGAGTATGTTGGGAACCTGGGCAGAGTACCGGATAATCTCAGCACTTTTCCGGAGCTGAATTATTTTCCCATTGCCGTGGTTGACCCTGATGGACAAACCTCTATTGCTATGGTTTTGGGTGCAGAGCTATCAAGTCCTTTTGGTAACCTGGTGGTTGGGGTGATTGATGAAAATTATATGACACGTGATATCGCATTTTTTACGATCAGCGGTGTTGGCCTGTTAGCGTGTTTGTTGATCACAACAGTAGCCGGTTTTTTGTTTAATCGCTCTGTTTTGTCAAGGGTCAGGCAAATTGCTCAGCTCAGCATGGATGTTCAGGCGGGGAACCGTGAGGCCAGGCTACCACTAAGTAAAAGAAACGATGAATTTAATGCTATTGCCTATCAAATCAATAGCATGCTGGATGAAATTGATGAATTGATTGATTCAGTGGCGCAGGTTACTGACAACATCGCACATGATCTTCGTACTCCGTTAACCCGCATTCGTATTTCACTGGAAGATAACCTGAATGATACCGAAAACGATACAGCCCAGCGGAAATGGAAAGATGAGTTAATCGAGAGCCTGGACGATGTTATGGCAACATTTAATGCGATGCTGGAGCTATCTCGTTTAGAAAAGGGAGTGGAGCAGGGGCAATTTGAGCCGACGGATATCACACAAATCTGTGCCGATGCGATTGATCTGGCCAGCGCTTTAGCTGAAGAAAAGGGGCAGCGGTTGACCTGTCATTTTTCTGAAAATGAAGACCGCCCGATAGTTCAGGGTGAGCGAAGTCTGCTTTTCCGGGCCGTGTTTAACGTGTTGGAAAATGCGATAAAATATTCACCGCAAAAGAGTACTATCTCCCTGCATATTGAAAACCATGAAAAGGCTTGTGAAATTGTCATTAGAGATAATGGCCCCGGTATCCCTGCTGAGCTTCATGAGCGAGTATTTCAACGTTTATATCGGGTAGATAGCAGCCGGCACTCCAAAGGGTATGGGCTTGGCCTTTCTATTGTTAAAGCTGCTCTAAATCTGCATAACGGTCATGTCAATTTGGATTCAGGTGAACAGGGCTTGACGGTAAGGCTTTTCCTCCCCAGGCAATAGGTGAATTAGCCGCGATTTGTCTGTCCACCTCTTTTGTCTCTTAGACTGGCCTGACAGCTAAAAAACACGGGGCTGAACGGGTAGTTCAACCTGACAAGCTACATTTACCTATGGATTCTTTTTTGCTGAATCAGTTAATGCTTAGTCGCACAGCTCTTCATTTTCAGACTGGTTGCTTAACGTTTTCGCGCTCTAGCAGTCTATAAGTTTAAGTTCCTCCAAACATCTTGCCAGGCTTGAGTTATGCCTGCACCTGGCTGATTTTAAATTGTTGTACAACGTTTTGCAGTTCAGTTGCCAGTTGTGCCAGTGAGTGGCTGGTTTCCAGGGTTTGTGATGCCGCTTCAGTCGATGCTTTGGCAATATCGTTAATATTCACAACATTGCGGTTGATCTCTTCCGAGACGGTCTTTTGCTGATCCGCTGCACTGGCGATCATATAGTTTTTCTCACTGATAGCAGAAACCTCAATGGTAATTTTTTCCAGCGCTTTGCCGGCAATATCGGCTTTTTCAACACACTTTTCTGCCAGCTGATTCCCCTGCAACATGACCTGTACCGCTGAGTTGGTTTTTTGCTGCAGCCGCTCAATAATGGTGCTGATTTGCTCCGTTGAATCATGGCTTCTTGACGCCAGGGTGCGCACTTCATCGGCGACGACCGCAAAGCCACGACCTTGTTCACCGGCTCTGGCCGCTTCAATGGCCGCATTGAGTGCCAGCAGGTTAGTCTGCTCGGCTATTTCACTGATCACCTGCAGTACTGTAGAGATATTTTTCGCTTCTTCCTGCAGCAGGTTCATTTCCTGACTGGTTTTTTCGACTTGTTGTGCCAGCTCACGAATGCCCTGTACCGCGTCATTGACCAATTGCCGGCCTT comes from Lacimicrobium alkaliphilum and encodes:
- the iolG gene encoding inositol 2-dehydrogenase, giving the protein MDDQQSQLILYSEFTMINIALFGAGRIGKMHAGLIAGSADARLRYVYDTHRPSAEAVANQFECGIADTIEVILEDDQVDAVLIATSTDTHVDLIAKSALAGKAIFCEKPIDLNTELVEQCWQKIRHCNVPIQIGFNRRFDPTHSTLKSKLVEGAVGELQQVIITSRDPDIAPSEYLRHSGGIFRDMIIHDFDMLRFITGEEFSEVHAIGSTLISPDLKEFNDVDSAMLMLKTRSGKLCHINASRRCVYGYDQRIEAFGSAGKLNSNNPRPHSVSVSTDSGTDTSSVLNPFFIERYTEAYKEQLAQFVRAVSKGEQPSPSFVDGLMAQKLADAAQQSLQTGLPVKLD
- a CDS encoding TonB-dependent receptor plug domain-containing protein; protein product: MKVHFPYKRASHLAASISAILMSTPSFVANAQEDEPIEKIEVTGAPVFRDRTASVSPGLEYGVNFFQQFEPTSVGDMLKRTPGISFSSDVGEYDAPQMRGLGAGYTQVLINGRKVPSAGSDRAVFVDRIPAEMVKSIQIIRSPSADQDSQGVGGTINIILKDGASFEGGSIRLGLLTYDDGKLRTSSAASYSGSSNDMNWNLSASFQERYVPKVKYERRYEPDGTQTEEEKEDDVRDSDDITLSGNVTYMLDDDSSLQFTGNYVSTSREEDQTETVYEVEDGEFTLDELVTDDVDIEEDSYIFGVVYDTYLGLDTQWDVALTYSQIELTEDVLILERGSEDDPWEYAGIEDIDSEDSELLFNTSITHNLANGIELKAGIDASRKERNEVLIEYNVDGETGVIEDIDLEQRYQVDEDRLDGYFLGQIPFDGDAKLELGVRIEHTQRDISADDLSEDSSNTHINPSLHFSKQFNETSTFRFSLAKTVRRPDFKQLSPTIQYDEPEDGDAKQGNPLLEDEVSYGVDIGFEKSFSTRGIFGVNAFYRDVKDVIEDVGVGTAPGGGILFSYNNAGDGSIWGLEMDLNMPVSDNTGLFANLTLLDSEITDQFTGKDRQFRDQSDYIYNFGVTHNIPEWETSMGFSYQKQGDSFSVDIDRDVILSYDGNLEVFIEKRFGEDYVLRLTGTNLLDAHKFEYFDNYAGDSAAEILANHVAGNIDELEVEDEEASRVITLTFRAFF
- a CDS encoding metallophosphoesterase, whose product is MKAKNRLALVISCLLLTTNACASTNEVAASEDGLNVGFIAFGDSGYHVDYLKKKQFVPKRSTKQDFIDYEYQDWLDDGKDPKYFVVPPMHYVAEVDSMVNASGMYPVAKAMKGYCQQNECQFSVMAGDNIYPDGATLGLDGKDDTTRFDDMFVKPFGDMGKDDPDYRIYTALGNHDWNTSREGAMAQVRFMETQKPFYMDGIFYTVKPPAGNGDIELFVIDTEVMLAAVEVKEAELNPDGSEKVHDEIDTPKEWTKPQTEAERNMVSWFESKLKNSTARWKLVLGHHPIWSSGGSKFEQARVLRELILPAMCKYADMYIAGHEHSLELHEDSCETVFGDGTEQPPLLQLLSGAAAKQRAVNVPFKSYQDKNYQQNNALWVKGMVWGYSHVQLVDDVATVKLITTPNDGSAKNNVEFTYQFNRRSGRVELSQ
- a CDS encoding MFS transporter; its protein translation is MKQLLHFFQSGEDKPVSPDLEYINQEYKRHRRNIIWVITLCYGLGYVCRLAFNVVKKPLMDSGVFTPEELGIIGSSMLYGYALGKFTNGLLADHAHVGRFFAAGLFLSAMSNLGMSFSDLAWVSALLWGLNGWFQGFGAPSSVVSMANWYTNKERGRYYGIWSTAHSIGEGLTYLGIAWLIAAAPKGLGLDWQWGLWTPALIVVIAAVIVWRFIPDRPQALGLPPVAQWSSDKGAKPAVAQSEPVWRTQLKVLTYPSIWILAVASSSMYITRYAINSWGNVYLQEIRGFDLFDANLFIFFNTVAGILGCLVYGFVSDKLFDARRPPANLIFGLLELGPLLVIFYGPQEPIILAIALVVYGFGLSGILASLGGLFAIDIAPKKVAGAAMGFIGVFSYLGAGMQDYISGKLIYESEIIFTFPTQQDNFNVYFYNYDKPILFWVGASVLSVILATSLWKIRAAD
- a CDS encoding inositol monophosphatase family protein, with translation MSNLEKRIRFASDLARKAGRLALDYYKDIGALTVVSKGVQDMATEADINTENLIRQAIEEQYPQDAFFGEESNETYEPKAEGGVWVVDPIDGTQPFISSIPSWCISIAYIEDDSVRLGVIYDPCHDELFVAGKGMGAQNNGKAMSVSPATSFAEGLVSVGYSNRVSPDATLLPLARLMTENGMFHRSGSGALSLAYVAAGRLIGYFEPHMNVWDCAAGMLLIEEAGGRAINFFDNQDYLKKGGLVVGATKGVYPALLAIVEG
- a CDS encoding PepSY domain-containing protein; translated protein: MRNLLLLLITTVGVSQFCWADYDKSEVGAILEIVNGSGMSATQAMRKAMSKYQGHLVDYELEDEDGLLFHEIKLIDLDEDTERKVVISVHDGNVVSEKKEKLWSWFKEDDDIKALKKLVANQYSMLEAIEKLGLATDDLLLDIELEDKQGVVYFEIEVFSGGEERELLVDSKTKSIIPVFKR
- a CDS encoding response regulator transcription factor → MKILVVEDDKATREYVQKGFQETGAIVDTAVDGPDGLFMATTNEYDVIVLDRMLPKMQGLAVLSALRAASIATPVIILSALGHVDERIKGLRSGGDDYLAKPFSFQELQVRAAILAERRKQTANPGTGPATTLSLGDLTMDLIGHKVTRNGSEIKLQPKEFQLLKYLLEHPGQVISRTLLFEQVWDYHFDPKTNVIDVHIAKLRKKLEENDQSQLIHTIRGAGYVLGPA
- a CDS encoding sensor histidine kinase, producing MGQPDQKLRTSVWRFTLLFTLLVLLITSSLLVLVYHYTIGEQERQKARQVEMTMQSLIELAQTPQMNESGFIGVIESRINKSASVVLALEVDGEYVGNLGRVPDNLSTFPELNYFPIAVVDPDGQTSIAMVLGAELSSPFGNLVVGVIDENYMTRDIAFFTISGVGLLACLLITTVAGFLFNRSVLSRVRQIAQLSMDVQAGNREARLPLSKRNDEFNAIAYQINSMLDEIDELIDSVAQVTDNIAHDLRTPLTRIRISLEDNLNDTENDTAQRKWKDELIESLDDVMATFNAMLELSRLEKGVEQGQFEPTDITQICADAIDLASALAEEKGQRLTCHFSENEDRPIVQGERSLLFRAVFNVLENAIKYSPQKSTISLHIENHEKACEIVIRDNGPGIPAELHERVFQRLYRVDSSRHSKGYGLGLSIVKAALNLHNGHVNLDSGEQGLTVRLFLPRQ
- a CDS encoding methyl-accepting chemotaxis protein; protein product: MLSSSAEELNSITASTRDGVNRQQHETESVAAAMNQMTTTVQDVSHSASEAAAASKLADTESVKGRQLVNDAVQGIRELAQQVEKTSQEMNLLQEEAKNISTVLQVISEIAEQTNLLALNAAIEAARAGEQGRGFAVVADEVRTLASRSHDSTEQISTIIERLQQKTNSAVQVMLQGNQLAEKCVEKADIAGKALEKITIEVSAISEKNYMIASAADQQKTVSEEINRNVVNINDIAKASTEAASQTLETSHSLAQLATELQNVVQQFKISQVQA